Sequence from the uncultured Flavobacterium sp. genome:
TGGCTTTGCCTTGGTATGCAATTTCAATTTTTTTGCTTGCCGTAATTAATGGTTTAGGGAAGTTCAAAAAAGTAATCTGGATTAACTGTATTGGTAATACGATCGGATTATTGGTTTCAGTTTTATTAATCTTAAAATTTAAAACTTTAGGAGCATTATTGGCGGTTGTTATTTCGCCTGCATTATTGTTTTTCGTAACGTTTTATTTCATCAATAAAGAAATTGCTTTTTTTGATACAATCAAATTTCGATTTTTCGATTTTAGAATCATCAAAGATTTATCGTCTTATTCTTTAATGGCGTTGGTTTCGGCTGTTTTTGGACCTTTGGTTTTTCTGGCAATCAGGAATAATGTCATACAAACTTTAGGAATAGATCAGGCAGGATATTGGGAAACAATGACAAGGATTTCGTCTTATTATTTACTATTTGTTTCGACTCTTTTAAGCGTTTATTTTTTGCCGAAATTATCAAATTCTAAAACAGATCAAGAAACGAAATCTATATTTTGGAGTTATTATAAAACCATTTTACCCGTTTTTATTATTGGAGTTACGATAATCTATTTTTTACGTTTTTTTATCATAAAACTGCTTTTTACAGCCGAATTTCTTCCTGTTGAAAGTTTGTTTTTAGGACAATTATTGGGTGATGTTTTTAAAGTATGTTCTTTGATTTTGGGCTTTCAGTTTTTGGCTAAAAAAATGACCGTTGCCTTTATAATTTCAGAACTGTTATCACTTGCCGTTTTATATTTTTCAAGCCTTTATTTTATCCGCATTTTTGGGATTGAAGGAGTTGTTTTGGCACAAGCTTTTGATAATTTTCTTTATTTGATGGTACTTTGTGTTTATTTTAGAAAGAGCTTATTTTAGTTAGAACATAAAACTTATAAACTAATTATTTTCCCATGTCTCTAAATACTTTTGAGCAATTTTTACATAATAATGCTCATTCTCGATAAATAATCTGGCTCGTTTACTAATGGCTATTAGTTCTGTTGGATTTTCTATTAAAAACGAGAGTTCATTTACCAGATAATAAACATCAGGTTTGGCGTTGATACAAACTCTTTCTGTTAAATTATAATATTGCATAAATTCAGTTTCGGCGCCGGTAAAAACGACCTTACCTTTTGCCATTGCTTCAAGAGCATTGTATCCCTGATCGTACGAATATACCTGATCTAGCAAGATGTGAGCTTTGTTATATAAATCTATATATTTATTGTACGGAAAATCTTTTGTAGTTATAATGTCGATTTTATCTGAATATTTTTGCTGAATAATTTTAAGTGCTTCTTCAAAAATATTGTTTCCTTTTTTTAAATAATTTGATGTATTAATTCCATGGAAAATAATGATTTTATCGTCAATTTTTATTGGATTAAACTCAATTTTTGATACATTAATCGGATTTGGAATTAAACCTAAATATTTAGAATTTCCTGTCAATGGAAGATGATAATCTAAATCCGAAGCTATAATTCCGTTGCAGTTTTTGTAGATAAACTGATGTAGTTTTTTAAATGAGTTTTTTTGAAATTTTAAAACATTTCCAAAAGATTTTGCATCTATTTTATGATTTATGTATAATGGAATTACGGATTTAAAACTTGGGTTTTCAAAACAGTACTTTACATTTAAATAATCGTATCCTGAACTTAATAAACATAATTTCTGATTGTTTTTTAAGAGATGTGAAATTATCTTTTTTTCAAATTTATACGTGCAATAAAAGCTGTTTTCATTAATAAGTTGAACGACATCAAAACCGGAACATTCTTTTTTGTGTTTTAAAAACTGACGATAAGTTAAGTAAGAACTAATATCAAAACCTGTGATCTTATAAATAGCGATTTTTATTTTTTTTAAAATTCCTGTATCCCATTTCTTTTGAATTAGAATATCGACAGGAAATTGTTTAAAACCATCATTATGACCAATAATTAGAACTTGGTGCCCCAAATTTTCCAGACCTTCTTTTAAAGAATTATGCAAACGGCTAAATTCGCCTACCAGTAAAATTTTCATTTGATGTATATTTAACAAATATATTATATTTTAGCCAATATGATAAATTCAAAACTCAAGGTAGCAATTGTTTCGACTTCTCTGGCAACTGGTGGTGCAGAACGTTTTGCTTCTTTATTGAGCAAGATGCTTGAAGATGATATCGTTGAGGTTCATAATATAATCATTAATGATGTTGTTGATTATAATTATCAAGGCAAATTATATAATATAGGAAAGCTTTCAGACAGTAGATTTTCGTTTTATAAAAAAATAAAAAAAGGTTTTCTATTGCATCAATATCTAAAACA
This genomic interval carries:
- a CDS encoding glycosyltransferase, with amino-acid sequence MKILLVGEFSRLHNSLKEGLENLGHQVLIIGHNDGFKQFPVDILIQKKWDTGILKKIKIAIYKITGFDISSYLTYRQFLKHKKECSGFDVVQLINENSFYCTYKFEKKIISHLLKNNQKLCLLSSGYDYLNVKYCFENPSFKSVIPLYINHKIDAKSFGNVLKFQKNSFKKLHQFIYKNCNGIIASDLDYHLPLTGNSKYLGLIPNPINVSKIEFNPIKIDDKIIIFHGINTSNYLKKGNNIFEEALKIIQQKYSDKIDIITTKDFPYNKYIDLYNKAHILLDQVYSYDQGYNALEAMAKGKVVFTGAETEFMQYYNLTERVCINAKPDVYYLVNELSFLIENPTELIAISKRARLFIENEHYYVKIAQKYLETWENN
- a CDS encoding O-antigen translocase; protein product: MSVILKIGIGLITSKLLAIFVGPSGMALVGNLRNFLTSLESVSTLGFQSGIVKYVAENEKNKTELQKIIATVFITLLLLVIVLSGLLFFLASFWNNRIFGANFEFSLVFKILALALPWYAISIFLLAVINGLGKFKKVIWINCIGNTIGLLVSVLLILKFKTLGALLAVVISPALLFFVTFYFINKEIAFFDTIKFRFFDFRIIKDLSSYSLMALVSAVFGPLVFLAIRNNVIQTLGIDQAGYWETMTRISSYYLLFVSTLLSVYFLPKLSNSKTDQETKSIFWSYYKTILPVFIIGVTIIYFLRFFIIKLLFTAEFLPVESLFLGQLLGDVFKVCSLILGFQFLAKKMTVAFIISELLSLAVLYFSSLYFIRIFGIEGVVLAQAFDNFLYLMVLCVYFRKSLF